Genomic DNA from uncultured Desulfuromusa sp.:
CACCTTTATTCTGCATCAGGACCCGGATCGCAAAGGATTCAGTCAATTATTGCAGGCAGCAGATGACAGCATTATTGCTCTGGGAGACTTTGGTGTCACCAAGCTTCCCCAACAAAGTATTCACTAAAAAAATATAAGAAAAAGCAGGAGATCTAGATGAAAATCAATGCCTTCAGAACTGGACTGGAAAAGCTCATTTTTAACAATCGGCGTATCTTGCTGGGCTTTTTTATCCTGATAACCCTGCTTATGTCTTATTCTCTCACCAACCTGCGCATCGATGCAGGCTTCAGCAAACAGCTCCCCCTTGAACATGAGTACATGCAGACCTACGTTGAACACCGCAAAGAGTTTGGCGGTGCCAACCGGATTCTGATTGCGTTGATGACAAAACAGGGTGATATTTTCACCCCGGAATTTTTTGATACCCTGCAAAAAGCCACAGACGATGTTTTCTTTATCCCCGGGGTTGATCGCGCCCAGGTCACATCCCTGTTTACTCCTAATGTCCGTTTTACAGAGGTCGTTGAAGATGGAATTGCTGGCGGCAACGTTGTCCCGGCTGACTTTGAGACAACCGCTGCAGGACTGGAAAAAGTTCGTAAAAATATTCTCAAAGCCGGCATCCTTGGACGCCTTGTCGCCAATGACTTTACCGGTGCTGCAATCAGTGCACAACTACTGGAGGTCGACCCGGCAACGGGAGAGAAACTCGACTTTATCAAGGTTGCACATCTGCTTGAAGAACAGATACGGGATAAATATCAAAGCGATCAGGTCAGTGTCCACATTATCGGTTTTGCCAAGGTTATTGGCGATATTGCTGATGGTGCAAAGCGCGTTATTTTGTTTTTCTTTGTTGCTTTTGTGATCACCAGCCTGCTGGTTTTTTTCTATACCCGTTCCTGGATCCTGACCCTGATCCCTATAAGTTGCTCTTTGATAGCCGTGATCTGGCAACTGGGACTGTTGCCTATTCTCGGTTATGGTATCGATCCCATGGGTTTGCTGGTTCCTTTTCTCATATTTGCAATCGGTGTCAGTCACGCGGTACAGATGATAACGGCGAATACAGCCGAAGTCCGCGCCGGAGCAGATCGGCTTGAAGCAGCAAAGTCCTGTTTTCGTCAGCTTCTGATCCCAGGATTTATTGCTCTGGCCAGTGACACAATTGGATTTATCACCATCCAGTTGATTGAAATTCGGGTCATACAGGAAATGGCTGTCACTGCCAGCCTGGGGGTCGCGGTGATTATTCTCAGCAATCTGATTCTATTGCCAATTCTCCTTTCCTATGTCAAAACGGGACGACGATATAAGCGCCGGGTTGACCAGCAAACACAAACATTGCGACCCGTCTGGCGTTTCTTTGAACGCGCCGCAGAACCAAAATTTGCAACGGTTATTATCATTGCCGCTGTCTTCCTGCTTGGGTTCGGCCTCTGGAAAGGTTCCGATATCAAAATTGGTGACATGCACCGTGGAGTTCCCGAATTACGAACCGATTCCCGCTATAATCAAGACAGTAAAATCATTACTGAACACTTTTCTATTGGGGTCGATCTGATCACCGTCATTGTCGAAACCAAACCCGACGGTTGTATTGATTATGACATCATGACCGCTATTGACCGTTTTGCCTGGCATATGAACAATGTCGATGGGGTCCAGTCAGTCATCGGCCTTCCCGGTATTGCTAAAATCATTAATTCCGGTTGGAATGAAGGAAGTTTAAAATGGCGAGTACTACCACGCAACCAGGCAACCATGGTTCAGGCCGTTGGCTATGTACCAACCAGCAGCGGATTATTGAATTCCGATTGCAGTGTCATGCCGGTGATGATCTTTACCACAGACCACAAAGCGGAAACCATTGCCAATATTGTTTCTGAAGTCAAAAACTACCGCAACCAACACGCAACAGACAATGTCACCTTCAGACTGGCTACCGGAAATGTCGGTGTCATGGCTGCAACCAACGAAGAGGTTTCAGCCGCGCAGTTCCCCATTCTGCTCTATGTTTTTGGTGCTGTGACCCTCCTTTGTTTCTACGAATTCCGCTCAATCAGAGCAGTTCTGTGCATTATTTTACCCCTCGCACTGGTCTCTCTGCTTGCCTATGCTTTGATGAGCATCCTGCAGATCGGATTGAAAGTTTCAACGTTGCCTGTTGTCGCCCTGGGAGTTGGTGTCGGCGTTGATTACGGCATCTATATTTTTAGCCGTTTGCGCAGTTATTTAAGAAAAGGGCAAACCCTGCAGGAAGCTTACCTGCATACCCTTGCAATCACAGGAACCGGGGTTGTTTTTACCGGTGTAACTCTTGCTATCGGGGTAGCGACCTGGATTTTTTCTCCCCTTAAATTCCAGGCAGATATGGGTATTTTGTTGACCTTTATGTTCCTGGTCAACATGCTTGGAGCCATCCTGCTGCTACCGGCTTTAGCCTGTTTCCTGCTGCCGAAAACAACAAAAGTCTTCTCTGAATAAGCACCTTATTCCCATGTAGAATCTGGTCTCAGTAAAATCTTCAGGATTTAACAGGGCTTTTTCTCGTCAGAAAGAGTGTTAATTTCTTAAAATAGAAAAATGTTTTACTTTTGGTTGACCTGAACGTAAAAGTAAGTAAAATAAGATCTATACCCTTTAAATTATTCTTAATCGCAGCTTGTGTTGCAGAGAGTGAAAAATGTTTTATCATTAACTTTACGTAAACGTGATTAAAAGAGAAATGGCAATGACACAAACCACGGTTGAAAAACTTCCATATCAGTCAATTCCGCAAATGCTGCAGGTCAATGCTGAACAGTATGCAGATCGCCCTGCCATCAGCTTTAAAAAGAGTGGTGCATACATCACTTTGAACTATCAGCAGTTCTATTCTCGAATTTTGATGACTGCGCGCGGATTACGCAAAGCAGGTATGCAGCCCGGTGATAGAGTGGCTATTTTTTCTGAAAACCGCGCCGGCTGGGTTATTGCCGACATCGGCATTCAATCTGCTCAAGGGGTCAGCGTCCCTATCTACGCAACGAATACCGGGGTCCAAGCTGCATATGTCATAAAC
This window encodes:
- a CDS encoding MMPL family transporter, which encodes MKINAFRTGLEKLIFNNRRILLGFFILITLLMSYSLTNLRIDAGFSKQLPLEHEYMQTYVEHRKEFGGANRILIALMTKQGDIFTPEFFDTLQKATDDVFFIPGVDRAQVTSLFTPNVRFTEVVEDGIAGGNVVPADFETTAAGLEKVRKNILKAGILGRLVANDFTGAAISAQLLEVDPATGEKLDFIKVAHLLEEQIRDKYQSDQVSVHIIGFAKVIGDIADGAKRVILFFFVAFVITSLLVFFYTRSWILTLIPISCSLIAVIWQLGLLPILGYGIDPMGLLVPFLIFAIGVSHAVQMITANTAEVRAGADRLEAAKSCFRQLLIPGFIALASDTIGFITIQLIEIRVIQEMAVTASLGVAVIILSNLILLPILLSYVKTGRRYKRRVDQQTQTLRPVWRFFERAAEPKFATVIIIAAVFLLGFGLWKGSDIKIGDMHRGVPELRTDSRYNQDSKIITEHFSIGVDLITVIVETKPDGCIDYDIMTAIDRFAWHMNNVDGVQSVIGLPGIAKIINSGWNEGSLKWRVLPRNQATMVQAVGYVPTSSGLLNSDCSVMPVMIFTTDHKAETIANIVSEVKNYRNQHATDNVTFRLATGNVGVMAATNEEVSAAQFPILLYVFGAVTLLCFYEFRSIRAVLCIILPLALVSLLAYALMSILQIGLKVSTLPVVALGVGVGVDYGIYIFSRLRSYLRKGQTLQEAYLHTLAITGTGVVFTGVTLAIGVATWIFSPLKFQADMGILLTFMFLVNMLGAILLLPALACFLLPKTTKVFSE